In the genome of Phosphitispora fastidiosa, one region contains:
- a CDS encoding thioredoxin domain-containing protein — translation MKLTKTPNRLINEKSPYLLQHAYNPVDWFPWSDEAFEKAKNEDKPIFLSIGYSTCHWCHVMERESFEDTEVAEILNKNFVSIKVDREERPDIDTIYMAVCQAITGHGGWPLTVILTPGKKPFFAGTYFPKQDSRGMPGLISILTRVTELWQNEREKLLQTVDDITNAIEKNFFTHATGSITEDTLSGAYSYYENSFDPEFGGFGRAPKFPTPHNLSLLLRCWKMTGREQALEMVEKTLESMYLGGMYDHIGFGFSRYATDRQWLVPHFEKMLYDNALLAIAYLETYQVGKKEKWAKIARDIFTYVLRDMTSPEGAFYSAEDADSEGEEGKFYIWTPDEIKDVLGQEDGERFCRQYDITPEGNFEGKSIPNLIKTGYQNGDPQLLKQLFLYRDRRVHPFKDDKILTSWNGLMIAALSLGARVLDAPEYAAAAEKAVQFIRQNLRREDGRLLARYRDGEAAFPAYVDDYAFLVWGLIELYQATFKPDYLSLALELNRDMLKYFWDEANGGLFQYGSDAENLISRPKETYDGAIPSGNSAAVLNLLKLARLTGDRDLEEKSRLQLKAFGGSINETPMGHSHFLMGVWFDIVPPIEVTLAGNPNSGEMKEMLRAINSVFRPELLLIVKAPGEEGEQLSDIIPFIRDRNPLEGRAAAYVCTNYACRQPITDVKKLKELLG, via the coding sequence ATGAAACTCACCAAGACACCCAATAGACTTATAAATGAAAAGAGTCCTTATCTCCTGCAACACGCCTACAACCCCGTGGATTGGTTCCCTTGGAGCGATGAAGCCTTTGAAAAGGCAAAAAATGAAGATAAACCCATCTTCCTCTCCATCGGCTATAGTACTTGCCACTGGTGTCATGTCATGGAACGTGAATCCTTTGAAGATACCGAGGTTGCCGAAATTCTCAATAAAAACTTTGTATCCATTAAAGTTGACCGCGAGGAGCGCCCTGACATAGACACTATCTACATGGCAGTCTGCCAGGCCATAACAGGGCACGGCGGCTGGCCGCTGACAGTTATTCTGACTCCCGGGAAAAAGCCGTTTTTTGCCGGGACATATTTCCCCAAGCAGGATTCACGAGGGATGCCTGGGTTGATAAGCATATTAACCCGGGTTACTGAGCTATGGCAAAATGAAAGGGAAAAGCTGCTGCAGACGGTTGATGACATAACAAACGCCATCGAAAAAAACTTTTTCACCCACGCCACGGGCTCAATCACCGAAGACACCCTGTCCGGGGCATACAGTTATTATGAGAACTCCTTTGATCCGGAATTCGGCGGATTTGGCAGGGCGCCCAAGTTCCCTACCCCCCACAACCTATCCCTCCTGCTGCGCTGCTGGAAGATGACAGGCAGGGAACAGGCTCTGGAAATGGTGGAAAAGACCCTCGAATCCATGTACCTGGGCGGCATGTATGACCACATCGGTTTTGGTTTTTCCAGGTATGCCACTGACAGGCAATGGCTGGTCCCGCATTTTGAGAAGATGCTTTATGACAATGCCCTGCTGGCAATAGCATATCTGGAAACTTATCAGGTCGGAAAAAAAGAAAAATGGGCCAAAATAGCGCGCGACATATTCACATATGTGCTCAGGGACATGACCTCACCGGAGGGCGCTTTTTATTCTGCGGAAGATGCTGATTCCGAGGGGGAGGAAGGCAAATTCTACATATGGACACCTGATGAAATCAAAGATGTTCTTGGGCAGGAAGATGGAGAAAGGTTTTGCCGGCAATATGACATCACCCCTGAAGGTAATTTTGAAGGAAAAAGCATTCCTAACCTGATCAAGACGGGTTACCAAAATGGAGACCCCCAACTCCTGAAACAACTTTTCCTTTACAGGGACCGACGGGTGCACCCCTTTAAGGATGACAAAATACTGACCTCATGGAATGGTTTGATGATTGCCGCTTTATCCTTGGGGGCGCGTGTACTGGATGCGCCTGAATATGCGGCAGCAGCCGAAAAAGCTGTACAATTTATCAGGCAAAACCTGAGGAGAGAGGATGGGCGTCTGCTGGCCCGGTACAGGGATGGTGAGGCCGCATTCCCCGCTTATGTTGACGATTATGCCTTCCTGGTTTGGGGTTTGATTGAATTATACCAGGCAACCTTTAAACCTGACTATCTCTCACTTGCTCTGGAGCTTAACCGCGATATGTTAAAGTATTTTTGGGATGAAGCCAATGGCGGTCTTTTTCAGTACGGCTCTGATGCAGAAAACCTCATCAGCCGCCCCAAGGAGACTTATGATGGCGCTATACCCTCGGGAAACTCGGCAGCAGTCCTCAATCTGCTTAAATTGGCCCGGCTTACCGGTGACCGTGACCTGGAGGAAAAGTCCCGGCTGCAGTTGAAGGCATTTGGGGGTTCTATTAATGAGACCCCAATGGGCCACTCCCATTTCCTGATGGGCGTTTGGTTTGATATAGTGCCACCTATCGAAGTAACTTTGGCTGGAAACCCCAATTCCGGTGAAATGAAGGAAATGCTGCGGGCAATCAACAGCGTTTTCCGGCCTGAACTGCTCCTGATAGTTAAGGCACCCGGCGAGGAAGGAGAACAGCTTTCAGATATTATTCCCTTCATTAGGGACAGGAATCCTCTAGAGGGAAGGGCTGCAGCATATGTATGTACCAATTATGCCTGCCGGCAACCCATTACAGATGTGAAGAAGCTCAAGGAACTGCTGGGGTGA